The region CATTTTCGCCATATTGATATAGCAAAGGGTCACCAGGTTGGGGTCGCGATTCTCCAGCGCCAGAGCAAGAGCCTCTTCAAATGATATCTTCGCCTCGGCAAATTGACCCACTTCAGTTTGGGCTACACCAATGTTATGCAGGACATAAGCCTGCCGCAGTCTATTGCCGGAGCGACGAAAGTCGGACAGACAGAGACGAAAGACCTGAATCGATTCTTTCTGTTTCCCTTCAATCGACTTGATGGCGCCCTGAGTGTTAAGAATAGTGGCTCGCAACTGGAAGTCCCCGGTCTTGGTGGCCCATTCAATGGCGGTTTCACAGAGGGCATTGGAAACATCAAATTGCCCCTGCTGAAATTTCATATTGGCGAGGTTACGGGCTGATTCGGCCGCTCCCCGCAGATGTCCGCTTTCCAGGAATATCGACTGCGCCAGATTATAGGCTTCCTCTGCCCGGTCCCACTGACCACTCTGCATAAAGACACGGCCTACTTCTTTCGAAAGTTCTCCTTTAAGAACCTTGTTCTCGTCAGTCTCCTTGAGTTTGAGAGCCTGATTGAGTAACTGGAAGGCAACGGCGGTGTTTCCCTGTTTCATCCACTCTCTCGCCAGTTCCAGCAAATGTCGGCCGTCACTGATGAGAGGCGCACCGTTTGTTACTGTTACCGTTTTCATAATTTTCGCATGACCTTCCATCTTCAGTTATTATCGGTTCAATTGTCATCCGAAATCAGAGCGTAAGCCGAGAAATGGTTGACATATCCGGTGACGGTTTTATTGAAGATGTCGAGAACACAGGGCATCCGGTTCCACTGGCCCGTATATTCATTGAACCAGGCAAGAGTAATCGAGGTCTCGACAATGCCGGTCAGGTCGGCGTCACGATAACTCATGACAACTTTGACGGGCAGATTGAAGACCAGGCCGTCGGTGCCGAAGTGGTTCTCGAAGACGCTGAGGTCAGCGATTTCGATAAAGACCAGGGTATCGGACGGCAGCGCTCCGGGAGGAAATGAGAGTTCGACATCAACTAACGACACCACCCCTCCTTCTTTAGCAGTGAGGACGGTATCGATATAAGCCGACCCTTCCAGTAACTTCTGAGCCGATGCCGTTCGCTTCAAAAGTTTCGGCTGGGAGGGTTCATCACTCACAGTCGGAGACTTGGAGCATCCGACCAGAGCAATCAGGAATATCGCCGCTATGGCGATAATAGCCCCGCTGAGAAATCGATGATTGCTGAGTTTCAACATTATCCTCTCTCCTTTCTGGGTTTCGAATATCATCATTCA is a window of Candidatus Zixiibacteriota bacterium DNA encoding:
- a CDS encoding tetratricopeptide repeat protein → MKTVTVTNGAPLISDGRHLLELAREWMKQGNTAVAFQLLNQALKLKETDENKVLKGELSKEVGRVFMQSGQWDRAEEAYNLAQSIFLESGHLRGAAESARNLANMKFQQGQFDVSNALCETAIEWATKTGDFQLRATILNTQGAIKSIEGKQKESIQVFRLCLSDFRRSGNRLRQAYVLHNIGVAQTEVGQFAEAKISFEEALALALENRDPNLVTLCYINMAKMYLQNGDLIAARSLLKAAQDLLDSVKSPQMQVDYEIVLADSCRRGGDLEKSEKILDQALARAREHNLIQHEAEILYCAGLTASDRGCLDLARSRLEAAIVLFKKSGGGGLKKAVERLKAIEHAANYSNNRD